The following are from one region of the Lytechinus variegatus isolate NC3 chromosome 4, Lvar_3.0, whole genome shotgun sequence genome:
- the LOC121412605 gene encoding betaine--homocysteine S-methyltransferase 1-like, whose product MPNSKGLMERIKDGETVIVAEGYIFAFERLGYLKAGPFTPEVVVDYPELVRQMYKDFVRAGSDVVQAFTYYGHRNKFKLVGREDELEKQNRIALKMAREVADETGTLMCGDLSNTFVYEPDNEEAIATAKQMFKEQVEWAVDEGADFIVGETFGHLGEAILATKAIKEYGKGVPAVITMGTHFSKYSEDGKISTADDVEFNEALRRLVAAGADVVGFNCMSGPTSMLPLLESATKANIGAPLAALPVPYRTTLEEPNFTCIKDPATGQRAFYTDLDCLLCSRTDIVKFTERCAQLKIPYLGLCCGNSPHYTRTMAETLGRVTEASKFSPDMSKHGFYGSKDGKVNTYYTKMTQDLPASRPIVIKE is encoded by the exons ATGCCGAATTCTAAAG GTCTTATGGAAAGGATAAAGGATGGGGAGACAGTCATTGTTGCTGAGGGGTATATCTTTGCCTTTGAACGTCTTGGGTACCTGAAAGCCGGGCCGTTCACCCCTGAAGTTGTAGTGGACTATCCCGAGCTTGTACGTCAGATGTACAAGGACTTCGTGCGCGCAGGAAGTGACGTTGTCCAAGCATTTACG TACTATGGTCATCGTAACAAGTTCAAGCTCGTCGGGCGGGAGGACGAGCTCGAGAAACAGAACCGTATTGCCCTCAAGATGGCGAGAGAGGTGGCTGACGAGACGGGAACCTTGATGTGTGGTGACCTCAGCAATACGTTTGTTTATGAACCTGACAACGAGGAGGCGATCGCTACCGCAAAACAGATGTTCAAG GAGCAAGTTGAGTGGGCGGTTGACGAGGGGGCCGATTTTATTGTGGGCGAGACATTTGGTCACCTAGGTGAAGCGATTCTTGCAACCAAGGCCATAAAGGAGTATGGAAAAG GTGTACCAGCAGTTATCACCATGGGAACGCATTTCAGCAAGTATTCCGAAGATGGCAAGATATCGACCGCTGACGATGTCGAGTTCAACGAAGCCCTTCGACGTCTCGTAGCCGCCGGTGCCGATGTCGTTGGCTTTAACTGTATGTCGGGACCAACGTCTATGCTTCCCTTGCTCGAGAGTGCAACAAAGGCTAATATCGGG GCACCTTTGGCTGCTTTACCAGTGCCTTACAGGACAACTTTGGAAGAACCAAATTTCACATGCATCAAAGATCCAGCAACAG GACAGCGAGCCTTTTATACCGATCTAGACTGCCTTCTCTGCTCTCGCACGGACATCGTCAAGTTCACTGAGCGTTGTGCCCAACTCAAAATACCATACCTGGGACTATGCTGCGGAAACTCGCCTCACTACACCCGAACCATGGCCGAAACTCTGGGTAGGGTCACAGAGGCATCCAAGTTTTCACCAGACATGTCTAAACATGGATTCTATGGTTCAAAAGATGGAAAGGTCAA